Proteins from one Mytilus galloprovincialis chromosome 11, xbMytGall1.hap1.1, whole genome shotgun sequence genomic window:
- the LOC143052862 gene encoding uncharacterized protein LOC143052862, translating into MVNEEVDIIFHCVECVRIPQDMEVEAPEVLEAPPSPVPPSPASPQPLDDTLPDHSFDITLEVAEENPVVESDIEDPELSDSLVEDIPVTFEVVENGTMKRAKKLVSSDGFSYTVKSSTSKTVNWRCSVRNKKVWCKATVMQRGHNFVLGSTDHIHASDPGITKRTKIRVGVLTEASRHAYKSAGDIVDEQMREHVTEDDFNLPKPDNLTRAANRLHQKLRPAEPKDIDFEIDREYLACDNFLVGDLTVDTARHVMFSTPTQQQILQTARRWYLDGTFKVVRKPSTQLFTVHAFLQKEDSIKQVPLVFVLMSRKRKRDYKAVFERLKQVVPDLRVQAFCLDFESAAWSAIKTVFPTAEIKGCSFHWCQAVMRKVAKLGLKTAYDSKKSVHLFIRKLLALPYLPSDHIRPAFTEMLQTTATASPQIKQLMTYLQRTWFNNTVWTVQQWSVHRLSVRTNNDVEGWHRRFNGKAAHNHLHFYKIVPAFQQEAKTVSITQQLVSEQQLSRYQRDTYKQLQGRLTSLWDQYEEDSICTSATFSVP; encoded by the exons ATGGTCAATGAAGAAGTCGACATCATCTTCCACTGTGTAGAATGTGTCCGCATACCACAAGATATGGAGGTTGAG GCTCCAGAAGTATTAGAAGCACCACCATCACCAGTACCACCATCACCAGCATCTCCACAACCACTTGATGATACGCTTCCAGACCACTCTTTTGACATTACACTTGAGGTAGCAGAAGAAAATCCAGTTGTTGAGAG tgatattgaaGATCCAGAGCTGTCCGACTCTTTAGTAGAAGACATACCGGTAACGTTCGAGGTAGTGGAGAACGGTACAATGAAAAGAGCCAAGAAGCTAGTCAGCAGTGACGGGTTTTCGTATACAGTTAAG TCATCCACTTCTAAGACGGTCAATTGGAGGTGTAGTGTTCGGAACAAGAAGGTATGGTGCAAAGCCACTGTGATGCAGAGAGGTCACAACTTCGTCCTGGGTTCAACAGACCACATCCATGCCAGTGATCCAGGTATCACAAAAAGAACAAAGATACGAGTTGGG GTTTTAACAGAAGCATCAAGACATGCCTACAAGTCAGCCGGTGATATTGTAGATGAGCAGATGCGTGAGCATGTTACCGAAGACGACTTTAACCTTCCAAAGCCAGACAACCTCACCAGAGCTGCCAACAGACTTCACCAGAAATTGAGACCTGCAGAACCTAAAGACATTGACTTTGAG ATTGACAGAGAGTACCTAGCCTGTGACAACTTTTTAGTAGGCGACCTGACAGTTGACACTGCACGACATGTCATGTTTTCCACACCTACACAGCAACAGATCCTACAGACAGCTAGACGGTGGTACCTAGACGGCACCTTCAAGGTTGTACGCAAACCTTCCACACAGCTCTTCACTGTACACGCCTTTTTGCAGAAAGAAGATTCCATCAAGCAGGTTCCTCTAGTGTTTGTGCTGATGTCACGCAAAAGGAAGAGAGACTACAAAGCA GTTTTCGAAAGACTGAAGCAGGTAGTACCAGACCTACGTGTGCAAGCCTTCTGTCTGGACTTTGAGTCAG CAGCCTGGTCAGCCATCAAGACCGTCTTTCCTACAGCCGAGATAAAGGGATGTTCATTCCACTGGTGCCAAGCAGTCATGCGGAAGGTTGCTAAGTTGGGGTTGAAGACCGCCTATGACTCCAAGAAGAGTGTCCACCTCTTTATCAGGAAGTTGCTTGCTCTGCCATACCTGCCATCTGACCACATCAGACCAGCTTTTACTGAGATGCTTCAAACCACTGCAACCGCCTCACCACAGATCAAGCAGCTGATGACATACCTTCAACGTACCTGGTTCAACAACACAGTCTGGACTGTTCAACAGTGGTCTGTCCATCGGCTCTCAGTGAGGACAAACAATGATGTAGAAG GGTGGCATAGGCGTTTCAATGGCAAGGCTGCCCACAACCACCTCCATTTCTACAAGATTGTGCCAGCCTTCCAACAGGAAGCCAAGACCGTGTCCATCACACAGCAGCTTGTAAGTGAACAGCAGCTCAGCCGATACCAACGAGACACATACAAGCAGCTTCAAGGTCGTCTAACTTCACTGTGGGACCAGTACGAGGAAGACAGTATCTGTACATCCGCGACTTTCTCCGTTCCATAG